From a region of the Acanthochromis polyacanthus isolate Apoly-LR-REF ecotype Palm Island chromosome 3, KAUST_Apoly_ChrSc, whole genome shotgun sequence genome:
- the LOC127533444 gene encoding histone H3 translates to MARTKQTARKSTGGKAPRKQLATKAARKSAPATGGVKKPHRYRPGTVALREIRRYQKSTELLIRKLPFQRLVREIAQDFKTDLRFQSSAVMALQEASEAYLVGLFEDTNLCAIHAKRVTIMPKDIQLARRIRGERA, encoded by the coding sequence ATGGCCAGAACCAAGCAGACAGCCCGTAAATCCACCGGAGGAAAAGCCCCCAGGAAGCAGCTGGCTACCAAGGCTGCCCGGAAGAGCGCCCCGGCCACCGGCGGCGTCAAGAAGCCTCACCGTTACAGGCCCGGTACCGTGGCTCTGAGAGAGATCCGTCGCTACCAGAAATCCACGGAGCTGCTCATCCGCAAGCTGCCCTTCCAGCGCCTGGTCAGAGAGATCGCTCAGGACTTCAAGACCGACCTGCGCTTCCAGAGCTCCGCTGTCATGGCTCTGCAGGAGGCCAGCGAGGCTTACCTGGTCGGCCTCTTCGAGGACACCAACCTGTGCGCCATCCACGCCAAGAGGGTCACCATCATGCCCAAAGACATACAGCTGGCCCGCCGCATCCGTGGAGAGAGGGCTTAG
- the LOC127533441 gene encoding histone H2B 1/2-like: protein MPEPSKPAPKKGSKKAVTKSAAKGSKKRRTKRKESYAIYVYKVLKQVHPDTGISSKAMGIMNSFVSDIFERIAGEASRLAHYNKRSTITSREIQTAVRLLLPGELAKHAVSEGTKAVTKYTSSK from the coding sequence ATGCCAGAACCGTCCAAGCCAGCGCCCAAGAAGGGCTCCAAGAAAGCGGTGACCAAGAGCGCCGCAAAGGGCAGCAAGAAGAGGAGAACCAAGAGAAAGGAGAGCTACGCCATCTACGTGTACAAGGTGCTGAAGCAGGTCCATCCCGACACCGGCATCTCGTCCAAGGCCATGGGCATCATGAACTCGTTCGTCAGCGACATCTTCGAGCGGATCGCCGGCGAGGCCTCCCGCCTGGCTCACTACAACAAGCGCTCCACCATCACCTCCAGGGAGATCCAGACCgctgtcaggctgctgctgcccgGTGAGCTGGCCAAGCACGCCGTGTCCGAGGGCACCAAGGCCGTCACCAAGTACACCAGCTCCAAGTAA
- the LOC127533455 gene encoding histone H4 — MSGRGKGGKGLGKGGAKRHRKVLRDNIQGITKPAIRRLARRGGVKRISGLIYEETRGVLKVFLENVIRDAVTYTEHAKRKTVTAMDVVYALKRQGRTLYGFGG; from the coding sequence ATGTCTGGACGAGGCAAAGGAGGAAAAGGACTCGGTAAAGGAGGCGCCAAGCGGCACCGTAAAGTTCTCCGGGATAACATCCAGGGGATCACCAAGCCCGCTATCCGCCGTCTGGCTCGCCGCGGTGGAGTCAAGCGTATCTCGGGTCTGATCTACGAGGAGACCCGCGGTGTGTTGAAGGTCTTCCTGGAGAACGTCATCCGTGATGCTGTCACCTACACCGAGCACGCCAAGAGGAAGACGGTGACCGCCATGGATGTGGTGTACGCTCTGAAGAGGCAGGGCCGCACTCTGTACGGCTTCGGAGGTTAA